One region of Deinococcus radiopugnans ATCC 19172 genomic DNA includes:
- a CDS encoding YchJ family protein, with protein MPLAYPPFKTCPCGSGRSYGHCCGPAHDGTRPAATPEALMRSRYSAYALGNAPYVLATWHPDTRPPELHLNAGTRYLCLKVHETSGDEVEFTAALQVDRGEKYVLRERSLFTQLDGRWVYVDDITPPTLDAPEG; from the coding sequence ATGCCGCTGGCCTATCCGCCGTTCAAGACCTGCCCCTGCGGCTCCGGGCGCAGCTACGGGCACTGCTGCGGCCCGGCGCACGACGGCACGCGGCCCGCCGCCACCCCCGAAGCCCTGATGCGCTCGCGCTACTCGGCCTACGCGCTGGGCAACGCCCCGTACGTGCTGGCGACGTGGCATCCGGATACCCGCCCACCCGAACTGCACCTGAACGCGGGCACCCGCTACCTGTGCCTGAAGGTGCATGAGACGTCCGGCGACGAGGTGGAATTCACCGCCGCCTTGCAGGTGGACCGGGGCGAGAAGTACGTGTTGCGCGAACGCAGCCTGTTCACGCAACTGGACGGGCGCTGGGTCTACGTGGACGACATCACGCCGCCGACGCTGGACGCACCGGAGGGGTAG
- a CDS encoding TrmH family RNA methyltransferase — MTRAEPITSLQNPQLKRLVRLHGRRAREQEGVILIEGARELSRALAAGVQPTEVFSCPELHSPEAAEVTPALPVVPTLLSAAAFEKVSGRENPDGLLGVAPRPTVDLPKLPEGAVVVVLDGLEKPGNVGAILRTADASGAAAVLVLGRGADPYGPNVIRASQGSVFALPVAALDEQDAYSYLDTQGCVTVACTPDAPQVYWDAPLTGRVALLLGTEHGGLPAHWRQMGGEDSKASGAGLSVRIPMEPGSAADSLNVATAAALMLFECVRQRRAVAAAGAGQ; from the coding sequence ATGACCCGCGCCGAACCCATCACCTCGTTGCAAAACCCGCAGCTCAAACGCCTGGTGCGCCTGCATGGCCGCCGCGCCCGCGAACAGGAGGGCGTGATCCTGATTGAGGGTGCGCGTGAACTGTCGCGGGCGCTGGCCGCCGGGGTGCAGCCCACCGAGGTCTTCAGCTGTCCCGAACTGCACAGTCCCGAGGCCGCCGAGGTCACCCCCGCGCTGCCGGTCGTCCCCACCCTGCTGTCCGCTGCCGCCTTCGAGAAGGTGAGCGGACGCGAGAATCCCGACGGCCTGCTGGGGGTGGCGCCTCGGCCCACGGTCGATCTGCCCAAGCTGCCGGAAGGCGCGGTGGTGGTGGTGCTCGACGGTCTGGAGAAACCCGGCAACGTGGGCGCGATCCTGCGGACGGCGGACGCCTCGGGCGCGGCGGCGGTGCTGGTGCTGGGGCGCGGCGCAGACCCCTATGGTCCCAACGTAATCCGGGCCAGCCAGGGCAGTGTGTTTGCCCTGCCGGTGGCGGCGCTGGACGAGCAGGATGCCTACAGCTATCTCGACACGCAGGGCTGCGTGACGGTGGCCTGCACCCCCGACGCGCCGCAGGTGTACTGGGACGCGCCGCTGACCGGGCGGGTGGCGCTGCTGCTGGGCACCGAACACGGCGGGCTGCCCGCGCACTGGCGGCAGATGGGCGGCGAAGACAGTAAGGCGTCTGGCGCTGGCCTGAGCGTCCGCATTCCCATGGAGCCGGGCAGCGCAGCCGACAGCCTGAACGTGGCCACCGCCGCCGCGCTGATGCTGTTCGAATGTGTCCGACAGCGCCGGGCTGTGGCCGCTGCTGGAGCGGGCCAGTGA
- a CDS encoding GNAT family N-acetyltransferase translates to MTTQAGEVTFKANMAAQQDEVYVDGQLAGHAEYRPLEHGRELPHTELDDLRTRGLNAVPTGPFVADSIRQHPTCLKLRPPEQRRALGLEGGV, encoded by the coding sequence ATGACCACCCAGGCAGGGGAAGTGACCTTCAAGGCCAACATGGCCGCACAGCAGGACGAGGTCTACGTGGACGGGCAACTGGCGGGGCACGCCGAGTACCGCCCGCTGGAACACGGGAGGGAGCTGCCCCACACCGAGCTGGACGATCTGCGGACACGCGGCCTGAATGCGGTGCCCACCGGCCCTTTTGTCGCGGACTCCATCCGCCAGCATCCCACCTGCCTGAAGCTGCGGCCGCCCGAGCAGCGGCGGGCGCTGGGGCTGGAGGGCGGCGTGTAG
- a CDS encoding MBL fold metallo-hydrolase, producing MAWNHTRQIGEVKVTSLTDASFGLDGGAMFGSVPKTLWQRVAPPDELNRIPLRINPLLVQLGGENILIETGFWDRGGEKFETIYGLDRDETVFRGLENAGLTPDDIHLVINTHLHFDHAGRNTTALNAPTFPNARYAVQKRELDDARHTHERNRASYVPDTYEPIADAGLFDLIDGEHELRPGLSVLPLPGHNLGQQGVILRNGGQTLVYVADLVPTLAHAPTPYIMGYDLYPVTTLETRKQYLPQWFEEGAIICTPHDPQIPFARLQENPKGGFVAVPDGDQTA from the coding sequence ATGGCCTGGAACCACACGCGGCAGATCGGAGAAGTCAAAGTCACCAGCCTCACGGACGCCAGCTTCGGGCTGGACGGCGGTGCGATGTTCGGCAGCGTGCCCAAGACGCTGTGGCAGCGGGTGGCCCCGCCGGACGAGCTGAACCGCATTCCGCTGCGCATCAACCCGTTGCTCGTGCAGCTGGGCGGTGAGAATATCCTGATCGAGACCGGCTTTTGGGACCGGGGCGGCGAGAAGTTCGAAACCATCTACGGCTTGGACCGGGACGAAACCGTGTTCCGGGGCCTGGAAAACGCGGGCCTGACCCCGGACGACATTCATCTGGTGATCAACACCCACCTGCATTTCGATCATGCCGGACGCAACACCACCGCGCTTAACGCGCCTACCTTCCCCAACGCCCGCTACGCCGTGCAAAAGCGCGAGCTGGACGATGCCCGCCACACCCACGAGCGCAACCGCGCCAGCTACGTGCCCGACACTTACGAACCCATCGCGGACGCGGGGCTGTTCGATCTGATCGACGGCGAACACGAGTTGCGCCCCGGCTTGAGCGTGCTGCCGCTGCCCGGCCACAACCTGGGCCAGCAGGGCGTGATTCTGCGAAATGGCGGGCAGACGCTGGTGTACGTGGCCGATCTGGTGCCCACCCTGGCCCACGCGCCCACGCCGTACATCATGGGCTATGACCTGTACCCGGTGACCACGCTGGAAACCCGCAAACAGTACCTGCCGCAGTGGTTCGAGGAAGGCGCGATCATCTGCACACCGCACGATCCGCAGATCCCCTTTGCCCGCCTTCAGGAGAATCCGAAGGGCGGCTTCGTGGCGGTGCCGGATGGGGATCAGACGGCCTGA